The following are encoded together in the Capsulimonas corticalis genome:
- a CDS encoding glycosyltransferase family 2 protein has translation MNVLLLMAGSSDAFKDAGYLYPKNLVEIDGLPLIQRVMDSFAPLRQTDSQMIGLVRREENEHYHTGDVLRLLDPPATILTVPSETAGAACTALLAIEQINNDEPLLIANGDQILTADLPAIVDDFRNRGLDGGIVVFEAVHPRWSYVQCDADGYVIETAEKRPISNMATAGVYYFARGADFVWAAMEMIKKDAHVEGRFFICPSYNELILRQAKIGVSKIPRKSYFSLTNPQGVQSYEEHLRESREH, from the coding sequence GTGAATGTTCTTCTCCTGATGGCCGGCTCCAGCGACGCATTCAAAGACGCCGGTTACCTGTATCCCAAAAATCTGGTGGAAATCGACGGGCTGCCGCTGATCCAGCGCGTGATGGACAGTTTCGCGCCGCTGCGGCAAACGGATTCTCAGATGATCGGCCTAGTGCGCCGGGAAGAAAACGAGCACTATCATACGGGAGACGTCCTGCGCCTGCTGGATCCGCCGGCGACGATTCTGACTGTCCCATCGGAGACTGCCGGAGCCGCATGCACCGCGCTGCTTGCGATCGAACAGATCAACAACGATGAACCGCTGCTCATCGCGAACGGAGATCAGATCCTGACGGCCGACCTTCCGGCAATTGTGGATGATTTTCGGAATCGTGGCTTGGACGGCGGGATCGTCGTCTTCGAAGCCGTCCACCCGCGCTGGTCGTACGTGCAGTGCGACGCCGATGGATATGTCATTGAAACAGCGGAGAAGCGGCCGATCAGCAATATGGCGACGGCCGGCGTGTATTACTTCGCTCGCGGCGCCGATTTCGTCTGGGCGGCGATGGAGATGATTAAGAAAGACGCGCACGTCGAAGGCCGTTTCTTCATCTGCCCAAGCTATAACGAGCTGATTTTGCGCCAGGCCAAGATCGGCGTCAGCAAAATTCCGCGGAAGAGTTATTTCTCGCTCACCAATCCGCAGGGTGTACAGTCTTACGAGGAACATCTGCGCGAATCGCGGGAGCACTGA
- a CDS encoding cupin domain-containing protein, with protein MRQEKLSAMVKGWFVGDFEPSLYHTGDVEVAVKHYQAGDAEEWHYHKVATELTVVVSGEVEMAGKRFREGDIVVIEPGEGTAFRAITDAVNVVVKLPGASNDKYLQEDSHA; from the coding sequence ATGCGTCAAGAGAAACTGTCGGCGATGGTCAAGGGATGGTTTGTCGGAGATTTTGAGCCGTCTCTCTATCATACGGGCGATGTCGAAGTCGCGGTAAAGCATTACCAGGCTGGGGACGCCGAAGAGTGGCACTATCACAAAGTGGCGACGGAGCTTACCGTGGTTGTATCCGGTGAGGTGGAGATGGCGGGGAAACGCTTTCGCGAAGGAGATATCGTCGTGATTGAGCCCGGCGAAGGAACGGCGTTCCGCGCAATCACCGACGCCGTCAATGTCGTCGTCAAGCTCCCAGGCGCAAGCAACGACAAGTATCTCCAAGAGGATTCCCATGCTTAA